Genomic segment of Bacteroidota bacterium:
TTACCAACCATATCTTCCTTGTCTTTAATTTGTCCGATACGACGAATGTCAATTCTTACCGAAGCATAAAATTTAAGTGCATTACCACCGGTGGTTGTTTCCGGATTTCCGAACATAACTCCGATCTTTTCACGCAACTGATTGATGAAAATACAGCAACATCCTGTGCGGCTGATAGTTCCGGTCAATTTACGAAGTGCCTGACTCATCAAACGGGCCTGAAGTCCCATTTTGCTTTCGCCCATTTCGCCTTCTAATTCGGCTTTTGGTACTAATGCGGCAACGGAGTCGATTACCACCACATCCAATGCGCCGGAGCGAATTAAATGATCGGCAATTTCCAATCCCTGCTCACCATAATCTGGTTGGGAGATCAATAGATTCTCCACATCCACACCCAATTTTTCGGCATATCCTTTGTCGAAAGCGTGTTCCGCGTCAATAATTGCGCAAACTCCACCCTTTTTTTGAGCTTCTGCTATAATATGTATCGCTAAAGTCGTTTTTCCGGATGCTTCCGGGCCATAGATCTCAATCACACGTCCACGGGGAATTCCGCCAATACCCAATGCAAGATCCACGCCTATGGATCCCGATGGAATAACATCTTCCGCAACTACGGGCGAATCGCCCAATTTCATTACGGTGCCTTTACCGTACAATTTATTAAGGCTGTCTACTGCAAGTCCTAAGGCCTTTGCTTTGTCATCGTTTTTGTCTGCTGCCATTTTTTTAAGTTTTTAAGGTTTATAAAGTAAATTAGTTGCATTTTCGGGCCTTTTGTTTTTTCCCCGTCAATGCATCTGCGAAGCTAAATAATTACACTGCCAATAAAAATTATTTTTAACGATTGTAAACAGAATGTTGACAAAATCTGAAATTGTAAGGTTTGTTAAGGAATTGGGAACTCCGCAACATAATGCCTTAACTTCGTGCTCAAAACTCAACCAAAATGAAAAAATCACTCTTTTTATTATTTACTGCTTCTGTTGTTTTGATGGCTTGTAAGTCGAAAAAAACAGAAGATAACAGTGTTTTACAGCAAGAGGTGCAAACCTACCTCGACCAATACAATGCAGAATATCAAAAATTGGTAACTGCAGCTTCCGAAGGACAATGGGTGCTTAACACGCATATTGTGGAAGGCGATACCATGGCAAAACACAATGCAGCAATTTCTGATGAAGCCTATTCAAAATTTACAGGAAGTAAGGTTAACATCGAAACTGCACAAAAATATTTAAAGGAAAAAGATAAACTCACCGATCTGCAAGTGAAGCAATTGGATTATATTTTATTTTTTGCAGGAAATAATCCGGAAACAGCAGGAGATGTTGTTAAAAAAAGAATTGATGCAACCAACGCACAAACAGAGGCGCTATTCGGATTTAAATATACTATGAAAGATAAACCCGTAACACCAAATGCACTTGATGGTATTTTACGTGAATCAACCGATCTTAAAGAGAGATTAGCTGCATGGGAATCAAGTAAAGAAGTTGGAAAAACTTTAAAAGATGGATTATCAAATTTGCAGCAATTACGAAATGCAAGTGTTACTCCACTCGGATATAAAGATTTTTTCGCATATCAGGCAAGTGAATACGGAATGACAAGCGAAGAAATGTTGGAACTTACACATAGTATGATAAATGATGTTTGGCCGCTTTATCGCGAATTACATACCTGGGCACGTTACGAACTTGCAAAAAAATATGGTCAGGAAGTACCTGAATATTTACCTGCAGAATGGTTGCCAAATCGTTGGGGACAAGACTGGACAGCGATGGTAAATGTGGAAGGATTGGATATTGATCCGGTTTTAAAAACGCATGATGCCGAATGGGTTGTGAAACAAGGAGAAGCATTTTGGATGAGCATGGGATTTCCTGCGCTTCCAACTTCTTTTTATGAAAAATCATCTTTATATCCCGCACCGGAAGGAGCAGGTTATTCAAAAAATAATCATGCAAGTGCATGGCATATTGATCTTGATAAAGATCTTCGTTCATTAATGAGCGTGGAAACAAATACAGAATGGTGGGGAACAGTTTTACATGAACTCGGACATATTTATTATTACAGTTCTTATTCCACACCTGAAGTTCCTTATGTTTTAAGAACAGGTGCTAATCGCGGATATCATGAAGCATTTGGTTCCATGATTGGTATGGCGAGTTTACAAAAACCTTTGTTGGAAAGTCAGGGTTTAATTACCGCAGGTGTTAAAACTGACGACACTCAAAAATTATTAAGTGAAGCGTTGGATTTTATTGTACATATTCCTTGGGGAAGTGGGGTAATGACAGAATTTGAATATGCATTATACGCACAAAATTTACCCAAAGATCAATACAATGCAAAATGGTGGGAATTAGTTAAAAAATATCAGGGAATTGTTCCACCTTATGTACGCGGAGAAGAATATTGTGATGCTGCAACTAAAACACATATTAATGATGATGCTGCACAATATTATGATTATTCCATCAGCAACGTTTTATTATTTCAGTTCCACGATTATATTGCAAAAAATATTTTAAAACAAGATCCGCATGCTACCAATTATTGGGGAAGCACTGCAACAGGTGATTTCCTTAAAAAAGTGATGGCTCCCGGCGCAACAGTGGACTGGCGTGAACATTTAAAGGCATCCATCGGCAGCGATATGAGCGCAAAACCCATGTTGGATTATTTTCTTCCTTTAATGGATTATCTTAAAAAACAAAACGAAGGAAGAGTTTATACCTTACCTGAAAAACCGGTTTTTTAAGGATTTAAATTTTTGGAATAGTATTAAAAATGTCCGAAGAGTTTTAATGAACTCTTCGGACATTTTTAATTTAAAATTTGGGTCAGTAGTAAAATTTGGGGAATGAATAATTATAGTTGATCTTTTTGTATGAAATTAAGACTTATTACCTTTATTTTTATTTGCACTCACTAACTCTCAATTTATTAATTGAATTAATTCATATT
This window contains:
- the recA gene encoding recombinase RecA, with protein sequence MAADKNDDKAKALGLAVDSLNKLYGKGTVMKLGDSPVVAEDVIPSGSIGVDLALGIGGIPRGRVIEIYGPEASGKTTLAIHIIAEAQKKGGVCAIIDAEHAFDKGYAEKLGVDVENLLISQPDYGEQGLEIADHLIRSGALDVVVIDSVAALVPKAELEGEMGESKMGLQARLMSQALRKLTGTISRTGCCCIFINQLREKIGVMFGNPETTTGGNALKFYASVRIDIRRIGQIKDKEDMVGNRVRVKIVKNKVAPPFRQAEFDIMYGEGISKIGEIVDLGAECGVVQKSGAWYSYEGTKLGQGREGVKELLKDNPELAAEIEKKIKAKLAMNAPVIAEVKEK
- a CDS encoding M2 family metallopeptidase → MKKSLFLLFTASVVLMACKSKKTEDNSVLQQEVQTYLDQYNAEYQKLVTAASEGQWVLNTHIVEGDTMAKHNAAISDEAYSKFTGSKVNIETAQKYLKEKDKLTDLQVKQLDYILFFAGNNPETAGDVVKKRIDATNAQTEALFGFKYTMKDKPVTPNALDGILRESTDLKERLAAWESSKEVGKTLKDGLSNLQQLRNASVTPLGYKDFFAYQASEYGMTSEEMLELTHSMINDVWPLYRELHTWARYELAKKYGQEVPEYLPAEWLPNRWGQDWTAMVNVEGLDIDPVLKTHDAEWVVKQGEAFWMSMGFPALPTSFYEKSSLYPAPEGAGYSKNNHASAWHIDLDKDLRSLMSVETNTEWWGTVLHELGHIYYYSSYSTPEVPYVLRTGANRGYHEAFGSMIGMASLQKPLLESQGLITAGVKTDDTQKLLSEALDFIVHIPWGSGVMTEFEYALYAQNLPKDQYNAKWWELVKKYQGIVPPYVRGEEYCDAATKTHINDDAAQYYDYSISNVLLFQFHDYIAKNILKQDPHATNYWGSTATGDFLKKVMAPGATVDWREHLKASIGSDMSAKPMLDYFLPLMDYLKKQNEGRVYTLPEKPVF